One Rosa chinensis cultivar Old Blush chromosome 3, RchiOBHm-V2, whole genome shotgun sequence DNA window includes the following coding sequences:
- the LOC112191414 gene encoding putative homeobox-leucine zipper protein ATHB-51 isoform X2, producing the protein MEMKHHQAMFSETPQGSVPSSMERNSHHVMSYGCNSQEKKKRLSTDQLESLERSFQEEIKLDPDRKMKLSRDLGLQPRQIAVWFQNRRARWKAKQLERLYDALKQDYDAVSKEKQKLQDEVMKLKTILREEVARKQVSPGYTEISGEETVESTSVAAIRSSNKAGGVSQHQIAEGNYLFNVEEYNPVSPPYWGALPSYP; encoded by the exons ATGGAGATGAAGCATCATCAAGCCATGTTCTCCGAGACACCACAAGGATCGGTTCCTTCTTCCATGGAGAGGAACAGTCATCATGTCATGAGTTACGGCTGCAACAgtcaagagaagaagaagcgatTGTCAACCGATCAGTTAGAGTCACTGGAGAGGAGTTTCCAAGAGGAAATAAAGCTGGACCCTGACAGGAAGATGAAGCTATCGAGAGATCTCGGCCTTCAGCCTCGGCAAATCGCTGTTTGGTTCCAAAACCGACGAGCTAGGTGGAAGGCCAAGCAGCTCGAACGCTTGTACGATGCGCTCAAACAAGATTATGACGCCGTCTCTAAAGAGAAGCAAAAGCTTCAAGacgag GTCATGAAACTGAAGACTATTCTGAGAGAAGAAGTTGCTAGGAAGCAGGTTTCTCCGGGCTACACTGAAATCTCCGGCGAAGAGACAGTGGAAAGCACTTCGGTCGCTGCCATTCGAAGCTCGAACAAGGCAGGAGGGGTGAGCCAGCATCAGATTGCAGAGGGCAATTATCTTTTCAATGTTGAGGAGTATAACCCTGTATCACCACCTTACTGGGGTGCCCTGCCTTCTTATCCCTAA
- the LOC112193278 gene encoding F-box protein PP2-A15: MGASLSNLTEGANGSGLGPGLGDIPENCVACVFMYLTPPEICNLARLNRAFRGAASSDAVWESKLPPNYHDLLDLLPPERYQNLSKKDIFALLSRPVPYDDGNKVLWLDRVTGRVCMSISAKAMAITGIEDRRYWNWIPTEESRFHVVAYLQQIWWYEVDGVVKFPFPADIYTLSFRLHIGRFAKRLGRRVCNFEHTHGWDIKPVRFELWTPDGQQASYECCLDQIEHDDAYGSHKRGCWVDYKVGEFIVTDADPVTEVRFSMKQIDCTHSKGGLCVDSVFIIPSNLKERKRKGVLK, from the exons ATGGGGGCGTCGCTCTCGAACTTGACGGAGGGGGCGAACGGGTCGGGTCTGGGTCCGGGTCTGGGCGACATCCCGGAGAACTGCGTCGCCTGCGTTTTCATGTACCTGACTCCGCCGGAGATTTGCAACCTCGCCAGGCTCAACCGGGCGTTCCGCGGCGCGGCGTCGTCGGATGCGGTTTGGGAATCGAAGCTGCCCCCTAATTACCATGATCTGCTTGATTTGCTGCCTCCCGAGAGGTACCAGAACCTGTCGAAGAAGGACATCTTTGCCCTCCTCTCCCGCCCCGTGCCTTACGACGATGGCAATAAG GTATTGTGGCTTGACAGGGTGACCGGAAGGGTTTGCATGTCGATTTCTGCAAAGGCCATGGCTATAACAGGGATTGAGGATCGGCGATACTGGAACTGGATTCCTACAGAAGAATCAAG GTTTCATGTTGTAGCTTATTTACAACAGATATGGTGGTATGAGGTGGATGGGGTTGTGAAGTTCCCTTTTCCAGCGGATATCTACACCCTGTCTTTCAGGCTTCACATTGGAAGATTTGCAAAAAGGTTGGGACGGCGTGTTTGCAACTTTGAGCACACCCATGGTTGGGATATAAAGCCAGTACGATTTGAGTTGTGGACTCCAGATGGTCAGCAAGCATCATATGAGTGCTGCTTGGATCAAATTGAACATGATGATGCCTATGGCAGTCATAAGCGTGGATGCTGGGTTGATTACAAGGTTGGTGAGTTTATTGTCACTGATGCAGATCCTGTGACGGAAGTTAGATTTTCCATGAAACAGATTGATTGCACACATTCCAAAGGTGGGCTATGCGTCGATTCTGTTTTTATTATCCCTAGTAATTTGAAAGAGCGCAAAAGAAAAGGGGTTTTGAAGTAG
- the LOC112191414 gene encoding putative homeobox-leucine zipper protein ATHB-51 isoform X1: MDWTNTNLRQQQHHHLVSRPESSFGFLYNYNFDPFPHPGMEMKHHQAMFSETPQGSVPSSMERNSHHVMSYGCNSQEKKKRLSTDQLESLERSFQEEIKLDPDRKMKLSRDLGLQPRQIAVWFQNRRARWKAKQLERLYDALKQDYDAVSKEKQKLQDEVMKLKTILREEVARKQVSPGYTEISGEETVESTSVAAIRSSNKAGGVSQHQIAEGNYLFNVEEYNPVSPPYWGALPSYP, translated from the exons ATGGATTGGACCAACACCAACTTGAGGCAGCAGCAGCACCACCACCTTGTTTCTCGACCTGAATCTTCCTTTGGTTTCCTCTACAACTATAATTTCGACCCTTTTCCTCATCCTG GCATGGAGATGAAGCATCATCAAGCCATGTTCTCCGAGACACCACAAGGATCGGTTCCTTCTTCCATGGAGAGGAACAGTCATCATGTCATGAGTTACGGCTGCAACAgtcaagagaagaagaagcgatTGTCAACCGATCAGTTAGAGTCACTGGAGAGGAGTTTCCAAGAGGAAATAAAGCTGGACCCTGACAGGAAGATGAAGCTATCGAGAGATCTCGGCCTTCAGCCTCGGCAAATCGCTGTTTGGTTCCAAAACCGACGAGCTAGGTGGAAGGCCAAGCAGCTCGAACGCTTGTACGATGCGCTCAAACAAGATTATGACGCCGTCTCTAAAGAGAAGCAAAAGCTTCAAGacgag GTCATGAAACTGAAGACTATTCTGAGAGAAGAAGTTGCTAGGAAGCAGGTTTCTCCGGGCTACACTGAAATCTCCGGCGAAGAGACAGTGGAAAGCACTTCGGTCGCTGCCATTCGAAGCTCGAACAAGGCAGGAGGGGTGAGCCAGCATCAGATTGCAGAGGGCAATTATCTTTTCAATGTTGAGGAGTATAACCCTGTATCACCACCTTACTGGGGTGCCCTGCCTTCTTATCCCTAA
- the LOC112195424 gene encoding 60S ribosomal protein L24: protein MVLKTELCRFSGAKIYPGRGIRFIRSDSQVFLFANSKCKRYFHNRLKPSKITWTAMYRKQHKKDIAQESVKKRRRANKKPYSRSIVGATLEVIQKRRTEKPEVRDAAREAALREIKERIKKTKDEKKAKKAEVVAKQKSKGQNISKGAAPKGPKLGGGGGKR, encoded by the exons ATGGTTCTCAA GACCGAACTCTGTAGGTTCAGTGGGGCGAAGATCTACCCTGGTAGAGGCATCAGATTTATCCGGTCTGATTCTCAG GTGTTCCTCTTTGCCAATTCAAAATGCAAGAGGTACTTCCACAATCGGTTGAAGCCATCTAAGATTACCTGGACAGCCATGTACAGGAAGCAACACAAGAAG GATATTGCTCAAGAATCTGTTAAGAAGAGGAGACGTGCCAATAAGAAGCCTTATTCAAGGTCAATAGTTGGTGCCACCCTGGAGGTTATCCAGAAGAGGAGGACCGAAAAGCCTGAAGTTCGTGATGCTGCTCGTGAGGCCGCACTCCG TGAAATCAAGGAAAGGATCAAGAAAACCAAGGATGAAAAGAAGGCGAAGAAGGCAGAAGTTGTTGCCAAACAGAAGAGCAAGGGTCAGAATATTTCCAAGGGAGCTGCCCCCAAGGGTCCCAAGcttggcggtggcggcggcaaGCGCTGA